In the genome of Rhodoferax fermentans, one region contains:
- a CDS encoding Com family DNA-binding transcriptional regulator — MQEVRCGACGKLLAIGDYKRLQIKCPRCRVLNDLRAESLQPERLRASSKNGLTDDDRTSSAEHLQQHGRSGHDSGGADGAVGRRKAPPRTTHPAGVS, encoded by the coding sequence ATGCAAGAAGTGAGATGTGGTGCCTGTGGCAAGCTGTTGGCCATTGGTGATTACAAAAGACTGCAGATAAAGTGCCCGCGTTGCCGGGTGCTCAATGACCTGAGGGCCGAGAGCCTCCAACCTGAACGCCTCAGAGCGTCATCAAAAAATGGATTGACTGATGACGACAGAACGAGCAGCGCAGAGCACCTTCAACAACACGGCCGATCTGGACATGATTCAGGCGGCGCCGATGGTGCAGTGGGTAGGCGGAAAGCGCCGCCTCGCACCACACATCCTGCCGGTGTTTCCTGA
- a CDS encoding DNA adenine methylase, whose amino-acid sequence MIQAAPMVQWVGGKRRLAPHILPVFPEHTCYVEPFCGAAALFFLKAPVKVEVLNDVNGELVTLYRVVQHHLEEFVRHFKWALASREIYKWLQITPSETLTDIQRAARFFYLQKLGFGGKVTGQTFGTATVRPAGLNLLRLEEQLSAVHLRLHQVFIERLEWSACVERYDRPHSLFYLDPPYFGTVGYGVPFGLEQYDQMAQLMGSMKGKAVVSVNDIPEMRLAFKGHHFKQVSISYTVGASGRGRVPKGELIISNFNPGV is encoded by the coding sequence ATGATTCAGGCGGCGCCGATGGTGCAGTGGGTAGGCGGAAAGCGCCGCCTCGCACCACACATCCTGCCGGTGTTTCCTGAGCACACCTGCTATGTGGAACCCTTCTGCGGTGCGGCCGCGTTGTTTTTCCTCAAGGCGCCCGTGAAGGTCGAGGTGCTCAACGATGTGAACGGTGAACTGGTCACCCTGTATCGAGTGGTGCAGCATCACCTGGAGGAGTTTGTCAGGCACTTCAAATGGGCGCTGGCCAGCCGAGAGATTTACAAGTGGCTGCAGATAACCCCGTCTGAGACCTTGACGGACATCCAAAGGGCGGCCAGGTTCTTTTACCTACAAAAACTGGGCTTTGGCGGCAAGGTGACCGGGCAGACGTTTGGAACCGCCACCGTGCGGCCCGCTGGGTTGAACCTGCTGCGCCTTGAAGAACAGCTCAGCGCCGTGCACCTTCGGCTGCATCAGGTGTTTATCGAGCGACTGGAGTGGTCTGCCTGCGTTGAGCGTTATGACCGTCCACACAGTCTGTTTTATCTGGACCCGCCGTACTTTGGCACTGTCGGCTATGGCGTTCCATTTGGTCTTGAGCAATACGACCAGATGGCGCAGCTGATGGGTTCGATGAAGGGTAAGGCTGTGGTGAGTGTCAATGACATCCCTGAGATGCGCCTGGCATTCAAGGGACACCACTTCAAGCAGGTGAGCATCAGCTACACGGTCGGTGCATCTGGACGTGGTCGGGTGCCCAAAGGCGAGTTGATCATCAGCAACTTCAATCCAGGCGTTTGA
- a CDS encoding DUF2282 domain-containing protein, translating to MTTQTTTSRYTTAAGLALAMSAALTIAATPIAAQAADMEKCFGVALKGKNDCKAGAGTTCAGTSKMDYQGNAWSMVPKGTCEKTMSKTSPTGFGQLQEFKEVKA from the coding sequence ATGACAACCCAAACCACCACTTCACGTTACACCACAGCTGCTGGCCTGGCGCTGGCCATGAGCGCGGCCCTGACCATTGCGGCAACCCCTATCGCCGCCCAAGCGGCCGACATGGAGAAGTGTTTTGGCGTGGCCCTCAAAGGCAAAAACGACTGCAAAGCAGGTGCGGGTACCACCTGCGCAGGCACCTCCAAGATGGACTACCAAGGCAATGCCTGGTCGATGGTGCCCAAGGGTACCTGCGAAAAAACCATGTCCAAAACCTCGCCCACAGGTTTTGGACAACTGCAAGAGTTCAAGGAAGTCAAAGCCTGA
- a CDS encoding DUF692 domain-containing protein: MLNLTNTALQTQLAPTHPLPTRAGVGLKPEHFQDVLSTQPDIGFFEIHAENYMVPGGPFHHYLTCIRESYALSIHGVGLSIGADGPLDLDHLQNLKHLLDRYQPQSFSEHLAWSTHGSTFLNDLLPLPYTTATLQRVCDHIDQVQLYLGRRMLLENPATYLEFASSTWSEAAFLSEVIRRTGCGLLLDVNNVYVSSVNHQRDAQAVIRTLPLDQLGEIHLAGFAESQDANGDLLLIDSHGAPVAQAVWDLYSFTLALTGPVATLLERDNHIPPWPVLLAEAHLADTQLRKAAGRYQNGQWLGLAEVDA; encoded by the coding sequence ATGTTGAACCTGACCAACACAGCGCTTCAGACCCAGCTTGCTCCCACCCACCCCCTGCCCACCCGGGCGGGGGTGGGGCTCAAGCCTGAACACTTTCAGGACGTCTTGAGCACGCAGCCAGACATCGGCTTCTTTGAAATCCATGCCGAGAATTACATGGTGCCGGGTGGCCCGTTTCACCATTACCTCACCTGCATCAGGGAAAGTTATGCACTCTCGATCCACGGTGTGGGGCTGTCCATCGGCGCCGATGGGCCGCTGGACTTGGATCACCTGCAAAACCTGAAGCACTTGCTGGACCGATATCAGCCGCAATCCTTCTCGGAGCATCTGGCCTGGTCAACCCACGGCAGCACCTTCCTGAACGACTTGCTGCCACTGCCCTACACCACCGCCACGCTGCAACGAGTGTGCGACCACATTGACCAGGTGCAGTTGTACCTGGGTCGGCGTATGTTGCTGGAGAACCCGGCGACCTACCTGGAATTTGCCTCATCCACCTGGAGCGAAGCCGCGTTTTTGTCAGAAGTGATTCGGCGCACCGGCTGCGGGCTGCTGCTGGACGTGAACAACGTGTATGTCAGCAGCGTCAACCACCAGCGTGACGCACAGGCCGTCATCCGCACTTTGCCTTTGGACCAGCTTGGCGAGATCCATCTGGCCGGGTTTGCCGAGTCACAAGACGCCAACGGTGATCTGCTGTTGATTGACAGCCATGGCGCCCCGGTGGCGCAGGCCGTGTGGGACTTGTACAGCTTCACGCTGGCTTTGACCGGCCCGGTGGCCACCCTGCTGGAACGCGACAACCACATCCCACCTTGGCCGGTGTTGCTGGCCGAGGCCCATCTAGCCGACACCCAGTTGCGCAAAGCGGCGGGCAGATACCAAAACGGCCAATGGCTTGGCCTGGCAGAGGTAGACGCATGA
- a CDS encoding DNA-binding domain-containing protein, producing MSTQADFAEALLNPDLTCPGGLHSWNGSNPATRFAVYRNNVMVSLVDALADTYPVVQALVGKEFFSAMARVYAQARPPRSPVLAYYGQDFAAFIHSFAPAASVPYLADVARLEMARVLAYHAADVTSIAPQTLQEVLTDPQQLASARLILHPSAQIIASPFAVLSIWAAHQDKDNPSAFDPTPAQTVLVFRLGLAVDMLELLKGTAHFVQTLHKGDSLLTAASQAAEYDAEFDLTQTLALLLRLQLVTDVTTEKA from the coding sequence ATGAGTACCCAGGCCGACTTCGCAGAAGCCCTGCTCAACCCCGATCTGACTTGCCCGGGTGGCCTGCACAGCTGGAACGGCAGCAACCCGGCGACTCGTTTTGCGGTGTACCGCAACAACGTGATGGTGTCTTTGGTCGATGCCCTGGCCGACACCTACCCGGTGGTGCAAGCGCTGGTGGGCAAGGAGTTTTTCAGCGCCATGGCGCGGGTCTATGCCCAGGCCAGGCCACCACGCTCCCCCGTTTTGGCCTATTACGGGCAAGACTTTGCCGCGTTCATCCACAGCTTTGCGCCCGCAGCCAGCGTGCCCTACCTGGCCGATGTGGCCCGGCTGGAAATGGCCCGGGTGTTGGCCTACCACGCGGCCGATGTGACCTCCATTGCCCCCCAGACACTGCAAGAGGTGCTGACTGACCCGCAACAACTGGCGTCGGCGCGGCTGATCCTGCACCCCTCGGCTCAGATCATTGCCTCACCCTTTGCTGTGTTGTCCATTTGGGCTGCGCATCAGGACAAGGACAACCCGTCGGCATTCGACCCCACCCCAGCCCAGACGGTGCTGGTGTTCAGACTCGGCCTGGCGGTGGACATGCTGGAACTGCTCAAGGGGACAGCGCACTTTGTCCAAACCCTACACAAAGGAGACAGCTTGCTGACTGCTGCCAGCCAAGCCGCCGAATATGACGCTGAATTTGACTTGACCCAGACCTTGGCGCTGTTGCTGCGTTTGCAGCTCGTCACAGACGTCACCACCGAAAAGGCATGA
- a CDS encoding DoxX family protein: MNTPAKPLRSTASPPSQEGGIPGLIWQFIRIAESLPNSLLAFVARFSIAAVFWKSGQTKIQGFALDIVNGEHIWGWPRLSDSVVDLFRDEYRLPLLPPELAAMLAATAEHVFPALILLGLATRLSALALLGMTLTIQLFVYPDAYPTHGTWAAVLLYLTAHGPGKLSIDHWIARRCR, encoded by the coding sequence ATGAACACACCCGCTAAGCCCTTGCGTTCAACGGCATCACCCCCTTCCCAAGAAGGTGGGATACCCGGCCTGATATGGCAGTTCATCCGCATCGCCGAGTCTTTGCCCAACAGCTTGCTGGCGTTTGTCGCGCGCTTCTCCATCGCAGCGGTGTTCTGGAAGTCAGGTCAGACCAAGATCCAGGGTTTTGCGCTGGACATCGTCAACGGCGAACACATCTGGGGCTGGCCACGCCTGTCGGATTCGGTGGTGGATCTGTTTCGGGATGAGTACCGCCTGCCGCTGTTGCCGCCTGAGCTCGCCGCCATGCTGGCGGCGACGGCTGAACATGTTTTCCCAGCACTGATCTTGCTGGGCCTGGCGACCCGGCTGTCGGCGTTGGCGCTGCTGGGCATGACACTGACCATCCAGTTATTTGTCTACCCCGATGCCTACCCTACCCACGGCACCTGGGCCGCTGTCTTGTTGTACCTGACGGCGCATGGGCCGGGCAAGCTGTCGATAGACCACTGGATCGCCCGGCGTTGCCGCTGA
- a CDS encoding zf-HC2 domain-containing protein has protein sequence MNCQHATQLMSESQERALLLPEKVGLKFHLMMCSGCKNFSVQLPFLSQVMKAYAQGQDEAPPTEPPK, from the coding sequence ATGAACTGCCAACACGCCACACAACTGATGTCCGAGTCGCAGGAGCGTGCCTTGTTGCTGCCGGAAAAAGTGGGTCTGAAGTTCCACTTGATGATGTGTTCCGGCTGCAAGAATTTCAGTGTGCAACTGCCGTTTCTGAGCCAGGTCATGAAAGCCTATGCCCAGGGCCAGGACGAAGCCCCGCCGACAGAGCCGCCCAAATAG